The genomic stretch CCGCGCACCGCGCGCACGCCTCGACCGAGGGGCTGGCGCACCATCTGCCATCTTACGCTGGTCGTGCAATGGAGGCGGAATTGAAGGCGCTCGATGCCGCGCTCGGCAACCCGGAACAGCCGGTGGCGGCAGTGGTCGGCGGGGCGAAGGTCTCGACCAAGCTGGACGTGCTCGAAAACCTCGTCGGCAAGGTCCAGCACCTGATCATCGGCGGCGGGATGGCAAATACCTTTCTCGCCGCGAAGGGTGTCGATGTCGGCAAATCGCTGTGCGAGCACGACCTCACCGATACGGCCAGCCGCATCATGGACGAGGCGGACCACGCCGGTTGCACGGTGCATCTGCCGTATGACGTCGTAGTCGCGAAGGAATTCGCCGCCAATCCCGCGTCGCTACGCACCTGCAACGTCCACGAGGTAGCCAATGACGAGATGATCCTCGACGTCGGCCCGCTCGCGACCGAGGCGCTGGGCGACGTGCTCAAGACCTGCCGCACGCTTGTGTGGAACGGTCCCATGGGGGCCTTCGAGACCGAACCTTTCGACGCCGCCACGGTCGCCTTGGCTAAGACGGCCGCCGCTTTGACGCAGGACGGCTCGCTGATCTCCGTGGCTGGCGGGGGCGATACCGTCGCCGCGCTAGCTCACGCAGGTGTGAAGAATGACTTCACTTTCGTTTCGACCGCCGGGGGCGCCTTCCTCGAATGGATGGAAGGCAAGGACCTGCCGGGCGTTGCCGCGTTGACAGCATGAGCGAGAACGAAGCTGTCGGATCGGGCGGCGGGTTGATCCCGGTCACCGAAGGCGAATTCGCAGGCTGGTCCACCTGGAACAGCGATGCTTTCGAGCAGCGCGCCGGTCCGTTCTACGAGCGCCGCGATGAGGATGGCGATTACGTATCCGCTTTCCGCGCGGAAGAACGGCACATGAATGGTGCCGGCTTCATGCACGGCGGCTGCCTGATGACTTTTGCCGATAGCGCACTGTTCACCATCGCCACCGATGCTCTGGCGGAGTCGCATGGCGTGACGATGCATCTTGCGGGCGACTTTCTCGATCCTGCACGAGTCGGCCAGCTGATCGAAGCACGCGGCGAAGTCGTGCGGGCTGGCGGCAAGACGATCTACGTCGTCGGCAAGATCACCGCCGATGGCACTCCGGTGCTCAGCTTCAACGGGATCATCCGCAAAATCACCCGCAGGGACTGATCAACGATACTCCGGATTGGGCGCGTCGAAGCGGTAGCCTTCCTTCCACAGATCAACCGTATTACCCCATGCCGGTATGCCGCCAGCATCTTTCAGCATGCGCGCGAAATGCATCAGGTTCCACGTCATGAAAGTCGTGTTCCGGCGGGTAAAGTCGTTGTCGAAGCCGACATAGCCGCTGCCATCTTCCTTTGCGTCGCCATAGCTGGGGCCGGGCCCCGCTTCGCCGATCCATCCCGCGTCGGCTTGCGGTGGTATGGTGTAGCCGACGTGCTGGAGCGAGTAGAGCACGCCCATGCCGACATGCTTGATGCCGTCCTCGTTGCCGGTGACGATGCAGCCGCCGACTTTGCCGTAAAAGGTATATTGCCCTTTGTCGTTGGTCTGGCCGGAATGCGCATAGAGCCGCTCGATCAGCCGCTGGCAAACGGAAGATTTCTCGCCCAGCCAGATCGGGGTTCCGACGATGAGGATGTCGGCGCCTTGGACCTTCTTCCAGATGCTCGGCCAGTCATCCTGTTCTGCGCCTTGCTCGCTCATATCGGGATACACCCCCGGCGCGATGGCATGATCGACCAGCCGGACCGTCTCCAGGGCGACGCTGTTCTTCACGAGGATAGCTTCGGCAAGGCCCAGCAGCTTGTCGGTGTGCGATCCCTGCGGCGAGGGCTTCAGCGTGCAATTGATCGTCAGTGCCTTCAAATCGGAAAAGTCGGTCGTATTGTCCTTGCAGAGTTGCTCTTGCGTATCGTCGAGCATCCAATTCTCCTCTTCTCTCCAACCAATACGTCCCGGCACGGCATAAGTTACCCGTGCGCTGTTGCAGGTGCGAAACCGCTTGGCTAAGGCGCGCGCATACGAATGCACAGGCACGAGGATTTCCCGATGACTTTCGATGAGATGAAGGCGCGCGTCGCCACCGGCCAGGGCTTTATCGCAGCGCTTGACCAGTCGGGCGGCTCCACGCCCAAGGCGCTGAAGGGCTATGGCGTCGAGGACAGCGCCTGGACCACCGAAGACGAAATGTTCGGCCTCATCCACGAAATGCGTCAGCGCATCATCGAGGCGCCGTGCTTCGGCAATGGCAAGGTCATCGGTGCCATCCTGTTCGAAAAGACGATGGACGGCGAAAGTGGCGGCAAAAGCGTGCCTGCGCGCTTGAAGGAACGCGGCATCGTCCCCTTCCTCAAGGTCGACAAGGGCCTGGAAGACGAGCGTGACGGGGCCCAGCTGATGAAGCCTAATCCGGGTCTCGAAGACATGTGCCGCCGCGCCAAGGACCTCGGTGTTTTCGGCACCAAGATGCGCTCGGTGGTGAAGTCTGCCAATCCGGTCGGCATCAAGGAAGCGGTGCGCCAGCAATTTGCCGAAGGTGCGCGCATCCTGTCGACCGGTCTCGTGCCCATGCTGGAGCCGGAATACGACATCACTGCCACGGACCGCGCGGAAGGCGAAGCGATCCTGCTGGAAGCGATCGAGGAAGGCCTCGATGCGCTGCCCGACGGTCAGCAGGTCATGCTCAAGCTCTCGATCCCGAAGACGGCAGGCCTCTATTCCGGTCTGACCAATCACCCCAAGGTGCTGCGCGTCGTCGCGCTGTCGGGTGGTTATTCGACGGACGAGGCTTGCGCCGAACTAGCAAAGAATCCCGGCATGATCGCGAGCTTCAGCCGCGGCCTGCTGCAGGATCTACGGCACAACCAGAGCGACGAGGATTTCGACGGCACGCTGTCGACCGCGATCGACCAGATTCACGCTGCGAGTGTTACTTGACGCTCAGCGCCGTTCGAAGGTGAAGCGATACTCGGTGGCCGGGATTTCTCCGGCCGCAGTCTTCTCCGGCGTTGCCGATGTGAGGACATAGGTCCGCCCAAGAACCTCGTAGGGCTCGCCGAGCGTCAAGGGAGCAGTCTGCGCCCAGCTTGTCGCGGTGATCCGCGTGGAGACCGTCAGTCTGCCCGCCCAGGCGCATTGAACGTCGACGGGGCAGCGGCTGTCTTCGGTCACCGCCAGCGGTTTGAGAATGGTGTCGCCCGTCCAGACCGCTTCGCCGAGCGCAACCGGCGTGCCTTGCGTCGCGGCATCGCCGTTCACACGTGGCGTGTCGGGGATGATCGCACAGGCGGACAGCGGCAGGGCGAGGGCGGCGGCAAAGAGAGTCTTCATTTAGGCATTTGCGGCCAACGACGCTGTCGCGCATCTGAACGGGTGACGAATTGCGGCAAGCGCATTAGAGAACGCGGCCGATGACCGATTGCCAGCTGTATCTGATCTCGCCGCTCGACGTGTCGGGCACCTTTCCGGAGCGTCTCGAACGCGCACTCGATGCGGGGAAGGGCGTTGTCACCGCGTTCCAGTTTCGGGTGAAAGGCCTCGACCAGCACGAAGCAGCGCGGCTTGCCGAGCCGCTGCAGGCGATCTGCGCCGCGCGCGATGTGGCCTTTATCGTCAATGACGACGTCGCCCTCGCCAAGCGTATCGGGGCCGCTGGCGTGCACCTAGGCCAGGGCGACGGCGATCCGCGGGAGGCTCGCGAAGACCTGGGCCGGGAAGCGCAGATTGGCGTGACCTGTCACGATTCGCGCCACCTCGCGCTGGAAGCGGGCGAGGCCGGGGCAGATTATGTCGCGTTCGGCGCATTCTTTCCGAGCAAAACAAAGGAAACCTCGCATCGCGCGGAAATCGAACTGCTCCAGTGGTGGAGCGAAATGGTCGAGCTGCCCTCGGTCGCCATCGGCGGCATCACTCCGGCAAATTGCGCACCTCTCATCAAGGCCGGTGCCGACTTTCTCGCCGTGTCGGGTGCAATATGGTCGGGCGACGAAGTGGCTGCCGTAAAAGCCTTTGTGGAGCAAATCGGCGAGGCGTGAGTTTGACATCCTAAAGGGACCGAATGCGTCCCGATTTCAGGAGGTCCCACCATGTCGTTCAAGCCCCATACCCTCGCACTCGCCGCATCGCTCCTGGCGCTCTCCGCCTGCGGATCGGGCGGTGCCGACCAAGCCGATCAGCCGCAGACCGACGCGACCAGGACCGCGCAAAACGATTACGGTTACCAGACCTATGGCGACGACAATCTCGCCGATACCATGGCCTCGAACGACGAACGCTACATGAATGCATCCGAGACGGGCTCTGCCGACAGCACCCAATCCGCGGACATTCCAGATCCCGAAGACCGCCCAATCATGCAGGCGCAGGTCGTGTTGGATCGCATCGGCTTCGGGCCGGGCGTGATCGACGGGAAGATGGGCATGAGCACCGAGAACGCGCTCAATGGCTTTCAGGAAGCCAACGACCTCGACGTGACGGGCGAACTCGATGACGCGACCAAAGAAGCGCTGTCGGAATGGGAGCGGATCCCGGCGACGCGCGTCGTAACGATCCCTGCCAGCTGGAGCGATGCCGAATACACGGACATTCCCGAGGAAACGGAGGCTCAGGCCGAGCTTGAACGAATGGGCTACAAATCTCTCGACGAGCGGCTTGCAGAGCGTTTTCATACGACTGTCGATGTTCTCAAGCAGCTCAATCCGAACGGTCGGCCAGCTGGCGCGAGCGGCTCGGCCAGCGGAACGCCTATCGGATCGCCCTCTGCGACTGGAACTTCGACGCCGACACCGACCCCGAGCGCAAGTTCGACGCGCACGGCTTCGAACGACACATCTTCCGGCGAGAGTTACTTCACGCCCGGCCAGCAGATTCGCGTGCCGAATATCGGGAACGACCGTATTGCACCCGGTTCAATCGACGACACGAGCTGGCAGCAGACGCTCGCCTCGCTCGGGGTCGGCAGCGACCAGCCCGAGGTCGATCGCATCGTCGTCAGCAAGGCTGGCAAGACGCTGAAGGCGTACCAGGGTGAAAAGCTCGTCGCGCTATTCACGGTCAGCTCCGGTTCCAGCGAATTCCCGCTGCCGATTGGCGAATGGGACATCGTGGGCGAAGCATACAACCCGCCGTTCGATTACGATCCGAAGGTCCTGCAGGGCGATGAAGACGCTGAGGGCGAGGAGTTCACCCTTCCGCCGGGGCCGAACGGCCCAGTCGGCGTGGTCTGGATCGATTTGTCGAAGGAGCATTACGGCATTCACGGCACACCCGATCCCGAGACCATCGGCAGAGCGCAAAGCCACGGCTGTGTGCGCCTGACCAACTGGGATGCCGCGCGGCTCGCCGGCATGGTGTCGCAATCGACAGAGGTGATTTTCGAGGCTTGAGGCGCTAGAGAGCACTCATGAAGCTCGTCGACCGCATCCTCACCATCGTCATCACGGCCACGCTGACCAGCGCGGTATGGATCATCGTGGGCGGCAGCCTGATCGAAAACGCGACGAGTGAGGGCCAGCGCGACAGCACGCGGCCGGCAGAGGCCGCGCCGAGCCCGGACAGTACCGAGACGGCGACGGGGGTCGCGATGCCCGCGCTCGAATCTCCGGGTCCGGGTGCAGAGCCACTCGATCCTAATGGGGTGAGGGCCCCCGCATCATCGGCGTCGGGAACCCTGCAGATCCCGGTGCTGAACATTCGACCCGGTGATCTGACCGATACTTTCAGCGATTCGAGAAGTGGTGGCGATCGTCTTCATGAAGCGATCGACATCATGGCACCGACAGGCACCAGCGTGGTCGCCGCCGCGCCGGGCCAGATCGAACGCCTGTTCAAGTCCGAAGCGGGCGGCAATACGGTCTACGTCCGCTCGACAGACGGCGAGACGATCTACTACTACGCCCATCTCGACGAATACGCGGAAGGATTGAAAGAAGGCCAGCGCGTCCGCCGCGGTCAGCGTCTCGGCACGGTGGGCAGCAGCGGCAATGCGAGCGAAGATGCGCCGCATCTCCATTTCGCGATCATGCAGACGACGAAGGATGCGGAATGGTGGGAGCCGGCCAATGCCCTCAATCCATATACCCTGTTAACGCAGCGCTAAACGCTAGTCCCGGGCTCCGGTCCGGTGGCAGCGCAGGCGACCGAGCTTTCCGTCGCGCCCGATCTCCTGGAGCAGGCCCGAGCTCAACAACATCAACTTCATGCCGCGCATCGGGCCGCGGGTGAAGATAACCTGCCGGCCCTCCATTAGGTAGGTGCCGCCGCCACGCGGCGTGTCGTAGCTCGATCCGCCTTCGATCGTAAACTCGCGACCCGCCTGTTCGACCCAGGCGCTGCCGGTCGCGTCGCCGGGGAGGGCGCAGACGTAGGTCCCGCGGTCGAGCAGCGTCAGCCGACCCTGCGCGTCGACGGGTGAAGAGAGAAGGCCCGCAATGCATGCGAGCGCGATGCTGAGTGCGTTGAGTCTCATAATATCCGTCCACACTCTACATAGCAGATGTCGCTCGAAGTTCCACTCGCCTTGCCCGCGTGCCTCCACTCGGCTAAGGCGCGCGGCGCACGAGGTCATCGCAGCAATGGTGGCCAGCTCTTTTACAAGTCGAAGGTAGCTTCCCCATGAAGATCAGCGGCGTGGACATCCGTCCGGGCAACATCATCGAATACGAAGGCGGCATCTGGAAGGTCGCCAAGATCCAGCACACCCAGCCCGGCAAGGGCGGCGCCTACATGCAGGTCGAAATGAAGAACCTGCAGGACGGTCGCAAGACCAACGTCCGCTTCCGCAGCGCCGACACGGTCGAAAAGGTGCGCCTCGATACCCAGGACTATCAGTTCCTTTACGAAGACGGCGACATGCTCGTGTTCATGGACCAGAACACCTACGAGCAGATCAACCTGCCGAGCGACCTGCTGGGCGATGCCCGCCCGTTCCTGCAGGACGGTATGCAGGTGAAGCTGGAACTGTGGGAAGAAAAGCCGATCTCGGTTGAGCTGCCGCAGCAGGTCGAAGCCGAGATCGTCGAAGCCGACGCCGTGGTGAAAGGGCAGACCGCTTCCTCCAGCTACAAGCCCGCGGTGCTCGACAACGGCGTTCGCATCATGGTGCCGCCGCATATCGAAAGTGGCACGCGCATTATCGTCGACGTCTACGAACAGAGCTACGTCGGCAAAGCCAGCTAAGGGACGCGCATCATGGGCAAATCCATCGCCAGCCGGTTCGAGAATATCGACATCGAGAAGAGCGTCCTTTTGGGCGTGATCATCAATGACGACGAACTGGTGCTGGAGATGGATTTCTGCCTCGATCCCGCCCATGCCGACTACGAACAGCCGGGCGAGGGCGAAGACTGCTGTTTCCATCCCGGAATGCTGAAATTCGCGGGGATTTCCAAGCTGACGCTCGATCGTCCCGAAGGCGGAGTCGACGGCAAGAAACGCTTCGATATCACCGAGTTCAGCATCGAAGGCTCGCGCTTCGACATGCGCTCCGAATGGGGCGACATCCATCTTCAGGCGCGCTCGATCCGCGTCCTTACCGAATAAGAGAGTTACCATGGCCGCATTGTCGGGACTGATCCGCGTGATGGAAAAGGCCGCGCGCAAGGCGGGTGGCCGCCTGCGCCGCGACTTCGGCGAGATCGAACATCTGCAGGTGAGCCGCAAGGGTCCTGCCGATTTCGTGTCCAAAGCCGATATTCGCGCCGAACGCACGCTGTACGACGAGCTCAAACAGGCGCGGCCCGACTGGGGTTTCGTGCTGGAGGAAGCCGGCACGATCGAGGGCGCGCCCGACCAGCCGCGCTGGATCATCGACCCGCTCGACGGCACCAGCAACTTCCTCCACGGCATCCCGCATTTCGCGATCTCGATCGCGGCGCAGGAGCCCAAGCTCGGCGGTGGAGGCTGGGGCGATGTCACTGCAGCCGTCGTCTACCAGCCGATCACGGACGAGACCTTTTGGGCGGAGAAATCGCGCGGTGCGTGGCTGCACGATGGCCGGTTGCGGGTATCCTCCCGGCGGAACCTGTCCGACGCGCTGATCGCGACGGGTATGCCGTTCCAGGGCGTCGGCAATTTCGACGAGTGGTCGCGCATCTATGGCGCGATCGGGCCGAATGTAGCCGGCATCCGGCGCTTCGGCGCCGCGTCGTTGGACCTCGCCTGGGTCGCTGCCGGCCGTTTCGACGGCTTTTGGGAAAGCAGCCTGAGCCCGTGGGACACCGCTGCCGGCGGCTTGCTGGTGCGTGAGGCTGGTGGGTTCATGACCGACTATCGCGGTCGCTCCAAACCGGTACATGACGAGCAGATCCTCGCAGCGAACGATGCGCTGCATTCGAAGCTGCACAAACTGCTTGTCTCGGCGCTCAAGTAGCTTCCAGCCAGCGCCGGTTCTGGGCAAGCGAGGGCTTTGCATCACTTTCAGATCGGGAACTAACCAAACCTGCCGAGCGTCCTTTCTGCATAAGGAAAGGTTGGTCGCAGGTGAAACTCGCTATGGGGATTGCAATTTCGTGCGCGACATTTGCAATTCCGGCCGCCGCCGATCCAGGTGAGTCCGCGCAGCTCAAGGCCGAAAATCTTCCGCTGGATTCGATGTTCGATCTCGCCGCACCTGATCGCGTGGACACCAGGCGTGTTATGCAGGACGAACCGCTTCTCCCTCGAGGTACCGACACCCGCGTCATCGCCTGGGATCCGCCGGTTGTAACCTTGCCGCTCGCCAAAGACGGCCCGGTCCTGACTGCAGGCGCTCTCGGAAAATCCCGCAAGGGATTGCCGGGACTAGCCCATGTTGCGATCGGATGGGATTTCTGAAGCAAGCGATTTCGACGCTTGTATCGCCCGCGCCCCCAAGCTATCCGCCGCGCTCTTACCCGCACAGTGCCCCTGTGGCGGAATTGGTAGACGCGCTCGACTCAAAATCGAGTTTCTTTGAAGTGCCGGTTCGAGTCCGGCCAGGGGTACCAGCCTTTCTGCTTGTCGCAGTGTAACTTTTCTCGTCCCTTCGGCGAACAGCGGACAAAGCGGCATTGTGCTGCGAAATCCGAAGGGGCTCATCTCATGGCCGATACCGATCGAGCACCAACCCGTCTGCTGGCAATCGCCTTGCTTGTTACCGTCGCCAGCCAGCTTTTCTATATCACCGTTGTGTCCAGCGCCGGACCCGAGACGGTACTCAGGCCGATCACGTGGCTAACCGAGCTGTTTGCCTTTCTCTCAACCGCCCTCGCAGCGTTCACGCTGGCCGTCCGCAGGCCCGATCAGGCCGCGCTCTGGGTAGCCCTCGCGGTTGCTGGAATATTCAATGTCATGCAGGTCGCTATCGGGCTCTCCATGTTCGGTCCTGCGAGCGACGGCGAGCCGCAGCTGATGGCGACGGTGCTGGCCGGCGCATTTTTCCTGTATTTTCTGGCTAAGGTTTTGATGGCAGGCGCTGGCATTGTGTTGGGACTGATCGCTGCTCGCGGCACCACGACCGTGACCAAGGTGCTGGGCGGACTGACCGTGCTCGCTGGGCTCGCTGGGGCTGTGCTGAACTTTTTCGCCATGATCGATCCGAAAGCCTGGATGTTCGGGGCAGGCGCTTCGGGAACGGCGGTGACGGCATTTCTGGCCGTCGTCCTCCTGCTCGACAATTCAGCGTCTCGAGGCGTCCCGACAAGCGCCTGACCTCGCGAAAATCCTTGTCATCCGGGCTTAGGGATGGGATTGCCTCGCCCGGATGATCGGGATGCCTTCATACCATGCGATCGCGGCCATGGTCGTCACGCTCTGGATGTTCGTCGCTTTCGCCCGCGGGCGGATGTCGGTCGAGATCATCTCGCTCTTGACCATAGCTGTCATTGCGGTCGGCCTGTACTTCTTCCCGCTCCCCGAGACCCAGCCGACCGACGGTCTGGCGCTCGCATTTTCGGGCTTCGGCCATTACGCACTGATAACGATCTGCGCCCTCATGATAATGGGCCGAGGGCTGGTGGTAACCGGCGCTCTGGAGCCGGCGGCCCGCTTCCTGGAGCGATTGTTCAAGGTCAATCTCCAGCTTGGCCTGCTGTTTTCTCTGGTCGTGACATTCCTGCTGTCGATGGGGGTCAACAACACGCCGGTCCTCGTGCTGTTGATGCCGATCTTCGTGCAGCTCGCCATGCGCGGCGCGATGGCGGCATCGAAGACCCTGATCCCGCTTAATGCCGCTTCGCTTATGGGTGGTATGGCGACCACGATCGGGACCTCGACCAATATCCTGGTGGTGTCGATCGCAGTCGATCTCGGCATGCCGGAGATGGGCGTCTTCCACTTCACGCCGATCGTGCTGATTGCCTCACTGGTCGCGCTGCCCTTCGTGTGGATCGTCATGCCCCGCCTGCTGGGCGATAACCGGGTCGAAGCGGTCCATGCCATGCGCCTGTTCGAGACTCGGCTGCGGGTGACCGAGGATTCCGTGCTGAATGGTCGCGAACTGTCCGAAGTGTCCTCCCGCCTTCCAGCGGGCATCGAGTTCCACGACGTTCCGGTCGGCCTACTACGCCCGCAGCACCGCTTGCGGATGACCGGTACGCATGAGGCGATCGAGGAAGCGATGGCAACCTTGCGCGGCGATGCCGCCCCCAGCTGGGTGATCGACCGCATCCGGCGCCGTTCGAACGAAACCGGGATCGACATCGCCGTCGTCGAAATGATCGTCACGGCGGATTCGCGCCTGATCGGACGAACCTTGCCGAGCTCCGGCATTGCCGATCTTTACGGGGTCGCAGTTATCGGCACCCACCGGCCGGACCGCATCGTCGGCGAGAAGGAGCAATTTTCCGAGGGCGGGGATCATCGTTTCGCCGAGGGCGACGTGCTGCTGGTCATGGGCCTGCCCGACGACATGGAGCACTTCGCTCGGTCGGACAGCCTGCTGCAGCTCGAGGGCATGCGCGAATTGCCGCGGCGTTCGAAGGCGACCCTCGCCGCGGCGATCATGGGCGGCTCGCTGGCTCTGGCGTCGGTCGGCCTCATTCCCATCGCCATCGCTGCACTGGCTGGGGCGATCCTGATGTTCGTCACCGGCTGCGTGAAGTTCGACCGTGTCGGGCGGGGCCTGTCGGGAAGCGTTATCGTGCTGATTGCCGCGAGTATCGCCTTGGGCCGGATCATCCTCGACAGCGGGGCGGCCGACTGGATCGGCACGGTCATGGCCGTGGGACTCGACTATCTCTCGCCCGCTGCGGCGCTGGCGGCAATCATGCTGGCGATGACCTTCCTCACGAACTTCGCGTCCAACGCTACGGCGGCCACGGTCGGCACGCCCATCGCCTTTGCCATCGCGACCAAGCTTGGCTTGCCGGCAGAGCCGCTGGTCCTCGCCGTGCTGTTCGGCTGCAACCTGTGTTACGCAACGCCGATCGCCTATCAGACCAACATGCTCATCATGGCCGAGGGATCATACGAGTTTAAGGACTACGTCCGCACAGGCGTTCCGTTGGTCCTGATCATGGTCGCCGCCTTGTCGATATTATTGGTCATGACATACGGTCTGTAGGCTGACTGCTGGTGCTCAGGCCGGCTGTCGCCGTTTGAATTGAGGGAGAAAAACGTGCGCAAATTCACTCCAGTATCGATGGCGGCGTTGGCTATCGCTGTCGCAAGTCCGGCGCAGGCCG from Qipengyuania profundimaris encodes the following:
- a CDS encoding flavodoxin family protein gives rise to the protein MLDDTQEQLCKDNTTDFSDLKALTINCTLKPSPQGSHTDKLLGLAEAILVKNSVALETVRLVDHAIAPGVYPDMSEQGAEQDDWPSIWKKVQGADILIVGTPIWLGEKSSVCQRLIERLYAHSGQTNDKGQYTFYGKVGGCIVTGNEDGIKHVGMGVLYSLQHVGYTIPPQADAGWIGEAGPGPSYGDAKEDGSGYVGFDNDFTRRNTTFMTWNLMHFARMLKDAGGIPAWGNTVDLWKEGYRFDAPNPEYR
- a CDS encoding elongation factor P; this encodes MRLNALSIALACIAGLLSSPVDAQGRLTLLDRGTYVCALPGDATGSAWVEQAGREFTIEGGSSYDTPRGGGTYLMEGRQVIFTRGPMRGMKLMLLSSGLLQEIGRDGKLGRLRCHRTGARD
- a CDS encoding SLC13 family permease, whose product is MPSYHAIAAMVVTLWMFVAFARGRMSVEIISLLTIAVIAVGLYFFPLPETQPTDGLALAFSGFGHYALITICALMIMGRGLVVTGALEPAARFLERLFKVNLQLGLLFSLVVTFLLSMGVNNTPVLVLLMPIFVQLAMRGAMAASKTLIPLNAASLMGGMATTIGTSTNILVVSIAVDLGMPEMGVFHFTPIVLIASLVALPFVWIVMPRLLGDNRVEAVHAMRLFETRLRVTEDSVLNGRELSEVSSRLPAGIEFHDVPVGLLRPQHRLRMTGTHEAIEEAMATLRGDAAPSWVIDRIRRRSNETGIDIAVVEMIVTADSRLIGRTLPSSGIADLYGVAVIGTHRPDRIVGEKEQFSEGGDHRFAEGDVLLVMGLPDDMEHFARSDSLLQLEGMRELPRRSKATLAAAIMGGSLALASVGLIPIAIAALAGAILMFVTGCVKFDRVGRGLSGSVIVLIAASIALGRIILDSGAADWIGTVMAVGLDYLSPAAALAAIMLAMTFLTNFASNATAATVGTPIAFAIATKLGLPAEPLVLAVLFGCNLCYATPIAYQTNMLIMAEGSYEFKDYVRTGVPLVLIMVAALSILLVMTYGL
- the efp gene encoding elongation factor P: MKISGVDIRPGNIIEYEGGIWKVAKIQHTQPGKGGAYMQVEMKNLQDGRKTNVRFRSADTVEKVRLDTQDYQFLYEDGDMLVFMDQNTYEQINLPSDLLGDARPFLQDGMQVKLELWEEKPISVELPQQVEAEIVEADAVVKGQTASSSYKPAVLDNGVRIMVPPHIESGTRIIVDVYEQSYVGKAS
- a CDS encoding inositol monophosphatase family protein produces the protein MAALSGLIRVMEKAARKAGGRLRRDFGEIEHLQVSRKGPADFVSKADIRAERTLYDELKQARPDWGFVLEEAGTIEGAPDQPRWIIDPLDGTSNFLHGIPHFAISIAAQEPKLGGGGWGDVTAAVVYQPITDETFWAEKSRGAWLHDGRLRVSSRRNLSDALIATGMPFQGVGNFDEWSRIYGAIGPNVAGIRRFGAASLDLAWVAAGRFDGFWESSLSPWDTAAGGLLVREAGGFMTDYRGRSKPVHDEQILAANDALHSKLHKLLVSALK
- the thiE gene encoding thiamine phosphate synthase, coding for MTDCQLYLISPLDVSGTFPERLERALDAGKGVVTAFQFRVKGLDQHEAARLAEPLQAICAARDVAFIVNDDVALAKRIGAAGVHLGQGDGDPREAREDLGREAQIGVTCHDSRHLALEAGEAGADYVAFGAFFPSKTKETSHRAEIELLQWWSEMVELPSVAIGGITPANCAPLIKAGADFLAVSGAIWSGDEVAAVKAFVEQIGEA
- a CDS encoding PaaI family thioesterase, with amino-acid sequence MSENEAVGSGGGLIPVTEGEFAGWSTWNSDAFEQRAGPFYERRDEDGDYVSAFRAEERHMNGAGFMHGGCLMTFADSALFTIATDALAESHGVTMHLAGDFLDPARVGQLIEARGEVVRAGGKTIYVVGKITADGTPVLSFNGIIRKITRRD
- a CDS encoding phosphoglycerate kinase, whose amino-acid sequence is MSNFRTLDDLDDITGKVALVRVDLNLPMKDGSATDVTRVEAVKPTILELADKGAKVLLLAHYGRPKGQRHSTMSTSFVQGDVEKVLGKEIMFIPEVMGPVVEQSIGILGNGDIGLLDNVRFWPGEEANDPDFAKGIAAHGDFYVNDAFSAAHRAHASTEGLAHHLPSYAGRAMEAELKALDAALGNPEQPVAAVVGGAKVSTKLDVLENLVGKVQHLIIGGGMANTFLAAKGVDVGKSLCEHDLTDTASRIMDEADHAGCTVHLPYDVVVAKEFAANPASLRTCNVHEVANDEMILDVGPLATEALGDVLKTCRTLVWNGPMGAFETEPFDAATVALAKTAAALTQDGSLISVAGGGDTVAALAHAGVKNDFTFVSTAGGAFLEWMEGKDLPGVAALTA
- a CDS encoding M23 family metallopeptidase: MKLVDRILTIVITATLTSAVWIIVGGSLIENATSEGQRDSTRPAEAAPSPDSTETATGVAMPALESPGPGAEPLDPNGVRAPASSASGTLQIPVLNIRPGDLTDTFSDSRSGGDRLHEAIDIMAPTGTSVVAAAPGQIERLFKSEAGGNTVYVRSTDGETIYYYAHLDEYAEGLKEGQRVRRGQRLGTVGSSGNASEDAPHLHFAIMQTTKDAEWWEPANALNPYTLLTQR
- a CDS encoding L,D-transpeptidase family protein; translation: MSFKPHTLALAASLLALSACGSGGADQADQPQTDATRTAQNDYGYQTYGDDNLADTMASNDERYMNASETGSADSTQSADIPDPEDRPIMQAQVVLDRIGFGPGVIDGKMGMSTENALNGFQEANDLDVTGELDDATKEALSEWERIPATRVVTIPASWSDAEYTDIPEETEAQAELERMGYKSLDERLAERFHTTVDVLKQLNPNGRPAGASGSASGTPIGSPSATGTSTPTPTPSASSTRTASNDTSSGESYFTPGQQIRVPNIGNDRIAPGSIDDTSWQQTLASLGVGSDQPEVDRIVVSKAGKTLKAYQGEKLVALFTVSSGSSEFPLPIGEWDIVGEAYNPPFDYDPKVLQGDEDAEGEEFTLPPGPNGPVGVVWIDLSKEHYGIHGTPDPETIGRAQSHGCVRLTNWDAARLAGMVSQSTEVIFEA
- a CDS encoding fructose bisphosphate aldolase encodes the protein MTFDEMKARVATGQGFIAALDQSGGSTPKALKGYGVEDSAWTTEDEMFGLIHEMRQRIIEAPCFGNGKVIGAILFEKTMDGESGGKSVPARLKERGIVPFLKVDKGLEDERDGAQLMKPNPGLEDMCRRAKDLGVFGTKMRSVVKSANPVGIKEAVRQQFAEGARILSTGLVPMLEPEYDITATDRAEGEAILLEAIEEGLDALPDGQQVMLKLSIPKTAGLYSGLTNHPKVLRVVALSGGYSTDEACAELAKNPGMIASFSRGLLQDLRHNQSDEDFDGTLSTAIDQIHAASVT